From Cucumis melo cultivar AY chromosome 1, USDA_Cmelo_AY_1.0, whole genome shotgun sequence, a single genomic window includes:
- the LOC103492708 gene encoding protein RESISTANCE TO PHYTOPHTHORA 1, chloroplastic, which produces MNTLIPTSPCNFCYIPSFFSHTTAFSLKLSAIKFSHRLRANSNHLQTQAIEEPKEEENGIAAEPQQLTKASSAPALDKDLKKVVQKTAATFAPRASTASKNPAVPGTTLYTVFEVQGYASMLLGGVLSFNLLFPSNEPDIWRLMGMWSIWMFTIPSLRARDCSKNEKEALNYLFLLIPLLNVIIPFFLKSFAVVWSADTIAFFGMYAWKLGWFQRRDLDLE; this is translated from the exons aTGAACACTCTAATCCCCACTTCTCCTTGCAACTTCTGCTATATTCCAAGCTTCTTTTCCCACACAACCGCCTTTTCCCTAAAGCTTTCCGCCATAAAATTCAGCCACAGATTGCGCGCCAATTCCAACCACCTACAAACCCAGGCAATAGAGGAaccgaaagaagaagaaaatgggaTAGCAGCTGAACCCCAGCAGCTAACCAAGGCGTCCTCTGCTCCTGCACTCGATAAAGACCTCAAGAAG GTTGTTCAAAAGACTGCTGCAACATTTGCACCAAGGGCCTCTACTGCCTCAAAAAATCCTGCTGTACCTGGAACTACTTTATATACTGTCTTTGAGGTTCAAGGCTATGCCTCAATGTTGTTAGGCGGTGTTCTATCTTTCAATCTTTTATTCCCCTCAAACGAACCAGATATATGGAGATTAATGGGAATGTGGTCAATTTGGATGTTCA CAATACCTTCGCTCCGAGCACGGGACTGCTCAAAAAATGAGAAAGAAGCTCTCAACTATCTGTTTCTCCTCATCCCATTACTCAACGTTATAATTCCATTTTTCTTGAAGTCTTTTGCAGTCGTCTGGTCGGCGGATACCATTGCCTTCTTTGGCATGTATGCTTGGAAG TTGGGATGGTTTCAGAGAAGAGACTTGGACCTAGAATAA
- the 6D05 gene encoding auxin-binding protein T85 encodes MAGFSFALSFCSIFLFAITEASRCSIIGLPLVRNISELPQDNYGRGGLSHITVAGSLLHGLKEVEVWLQTFSPGSHTPIHRHSCEEVFVVLKGTGTLYFAPSSHEKYPGTPKEFPIYSNSTFLIPVNDAHQVGNTNEHEDLQMLVIISRPPAKVFIYDDWFMPHTAARLKFPYYWDEQCFEAPPVKDEL; translated from the exons ATGGCGGGATTTTCCTTTGCTTTATCTTTTTGCTCAATTTTCCTCTTTGCAATCACTGAAGCATCCCGTTGTTCGATCATCG GGTTGCCCCTAGTAAGAAATATCAGTGAGCTTCCACAAGATAACTATGGAAGGGGAGGCTTGTCTCACATTACTGTTGCAGGTTCATTATTGCATGGGCTGAAGGAG GTGGAGGTGTGGCTCCAAACATTTTCTCCTGGATCGCACACACCTATTCACAGGCACTCATGTGAAGAAGTTTTTGTGGTTCTGAAGGGGACTGGCACTCTCTATTTCGCTCCTAGTTCTCATGAAAAGTACCCTGGAACACCAAAAGAATTTCCTATCTATTCAAACAGTACATTTCTCATACCCGTTAATGATGCTCATCAG GTTGGGAATACAAATGAACATGAGGATCTACAAATGCTTGTCATCATTTCTAGGCCACCAGCCAAAGT GTTTATTTATGATGATTGGTTCATGCCCCACACTGCTGCAAGATTGAAGTTTCCTTACTATTGGGACGAACAGTGTTTCGAAGCGCCGCCAGTGAAGGACGAACTTTGA